A stretch of Pseudophryne corroboree isolate aPseCor3 chromosome 9, aPseCor3.hap2, whole genome shotgun sequence DNA encodes these proteins:
- the NMNAT2 gene encoding nicotinamide/nicotinic acid mononucleotide adenylyltransferase 2 isoform X1 — MSIKMAGEVCRLVPSQKGKMLLQTKGYLLSKNKQRGDIWYWHCIERISGQCTGFVCTTLIDGEHRLRSEKMHNHLPRMEKSDVADARALIKYRAKNTEESPTEIIQAVTAAMPTASAIHMPNREALRQVVRRIRRKSMAPRPTSLQEISVPVNLSKVNGVNVLARDDTFGSERILLFSTEDNLRKLHHAPYWIMDGPSTACPTLFRHLCTIHAMVGTNAVSQTFVPLAHGLLTSKSEECYTRFLQDLKDYAADYGIELAPQYILTDFELAAINAVKSEFGGSTHKCSSFHLEKYIWRSIQCSGLATEYGENGEFALKLRLLQALAFLPASDIPAAFEEVKKVLPERANSVVTYFEENYVLGRLRQNSCSHPTRFPPLYPPTMWSLSENSDLRIPGIQNKLEGWHRRWNNILGQENFGVQNLINSVITDQQTTMSKIERIKTQAREQALQTCIELKDIVDVLTFLQNIAYNSVLHCI, encoded by the coding sequence ATGAGTATCAAAATGGCCGGAGAGGTTTGTCGTCTAGTGCCATCTCAGAAAGGAAAAATGTTACTTCAAACCAAAGGCTACTTGTTGTCCAAGAACAAGCAAAGAGGAGATATCTGGTACTGGCACTGTATTGAAAGAATCAGCGGACAGTGTACTGGTTTCGTTTGTACCACTCTCATTGACGGGGAACATAGATTACGCTCAGAAAAAATGCACAACCATCTACCAAGAATGGAGAAGAGTGATGTAGCAGATGCAAGGGCGCTAATTAAATACCGTGCCAAAAACACAGAGGAGTCTCCTACTGAAATTATACAGGCTGTTACAGCAGCAATGCCTACAGCAAGTGCAATACATATGCCCAACAGAGAGGCATTGAGGCAAGTTGTCAGGAGGATCCGTAGGAAAAGCATGGCTCCACGGCCTACGTCTTTACAAGAAATCAGTGTGCCTGTTAATTTAAGCAAAGTAAATGGCGTTAATGTCCTCGCAAGAGACGACACGTTTGGCAGTGAAAGGATTCTACTGTTTTCAACAGAAGATAATTTGCGCAAACTCCATCATGCGCCTTATTGGATTATGGATGGGCCATCCACAGCTTGTCCAACGCTCTTTAGACACCTATGTACAATTCACGCCATGGTTGGAACGAATGCGGTGAGCCAAACATTTGTTCCTTTAGCGCATGGCCTGCTCACCAGCAAAAGCGAAGAGTGCTACACTAGATTTTTGCAGGATTTGAAAGATTACGCAGCAGACTACGGTATTGAGTTGGCACCACAATATATTCTGACTGATTTTGAGTTAGCTGCCATAAATGCTGTAAAAAGTGAATTTGGAGGCAGTACTCACAAATGTTCTTCATTTCATTTGGAAAAATATATTTGGAGAAGTATTCAGTGCTCTGGTTTAGCAACGGAATATGGAGAAAACGGTGAATTTGCGCTAAAACTGAGGCTCTTGCAAGCACTAGCGTTTCTGCCGGCAAGCGATATTCCCGCTGCTTTTGAAGAAGTAAAAAAAGTTCTACCAGAAAGAGCCAACTCAGTTGTTACCTATTTTGAAGAAAATTATGTCTTGGGAAGACTTCGTCAAAATAGTTGTAGCCACCCAACAAGATTCCCACCTCTGTACCCACCTACTATGTGGTCGTTGAGTGAAAACAGTGACCTTCGAATTCCTGGTATACAAAACAAACTTGAAGGATGGCACAGGCGCTGGAACAATATCCTGGGGCAGGAAAATTTCGGAGTGCAGAACCTAATTAATTCTGTCATCACAGATCAACAGACCACAATGTCCAAAATCGAAAGGATAAAAACGCAAGCAAGAGAACAAGCCTTGCAGACTTGTATAGAACTGAAAGATATTGTTGACGTGCTCACATTTTTGCAGAATATCGCTTATAATTCTGTTCTTCATTGCATTTAA